The Vibrio quintilis DNA window ATTATTGCTGCCCGCATAAGAAACTTTCACATCCGCACCGTTGCTGATGGCAGCAGTCAGTGAGTCGATATCACCGGAGAGCTTGTTTCCCTGTGCGTCATTCTGATAAACCTTTACCCAACCGGTTTGTTGTTCCCATGTCGCGGCGAAAGCCGATGAGCCTGCGACAAAAAGTGTCAAGAGAGCCAGAATGCATAATGCACATTGTTTTTTCATTTGAGTTTCCTTTCTGAGTGATAAAAATTGCGGCTCAGTATAGAACTCGATATGCAACTGGTTTTGCTTTAGATCATGATTTGTGATGCTGTGTATTGTGTCAGCAGGTTTTTATATACCCAAACAACCTGAACCCTGCATCTTCAGGTTGCTTGGGTATATAAATTTAATTGCACAATCAAGTGAAATTATTGTGTCTGATAACCTTTTTGTTGTTAAATTATTTGATCTGACTGAATTATTTTGTACACTGTTTAAAATTGTCACTTCAGACTTTTGTTTTCCGGAAATATTCCTTTGGATATCAGTGTCCTGAAGTCAATGAATCGTTTCAAAAGTCACGTTATATACCCAAACAACCTGCATCTTCAGGTTGCCCGGGTATTAAAGATAAAGGAAGTTTCATGCAGAAGTTATTCATCGCAGTACTGTTTTGTTTCATGCTCTCAGGCTGTTTCGACCCGGTTACATTTGATGCCAGTAATGAATCAACGATGAAAATATCGTCCCGGAATATTGCCAAATCTATGTCTGAGGAGCAGAGGGAAGAGTTCAGCCGGGCGGTGATGTATTTTTCAATGGGTGGCACCGAAGGGCTGAAAAAAATTATGACTGCGATTGACGATGCACAAAGAGATCAGATATTTGCGGAACATCTGGCCGTGATTAATGGCCTGACTGGTGATGAGATACTGGAAAAATACCGGTCGCTGACCAGCCATTAATGATTGAAACCCATTCAGTTTTATCCATTTCCCCCGATGACAAAAATCCCTGAATTCGTATTCAGGGATTTTTGTCTCTCAACACGACGTTTTATTTCAAGACAGCTATCCGCCATCTTTATTCCGCTAACAACCTGAAAAATAAATCGTTTTACCCGGGATTTTTCCGGCTGATTCAGACAGGATCAAAACTGATCTGTACATTTATTCAGCTATACCGGCAGGTGTGGCGGACAGGGAAAGTGAACAACGATTTATGTTGCCACATTCACAAGATGCATCAATGAATCGTGCAAGATAGTGAACCTGATTTAATACTCAATCAGGTGAATTAAATCAGTTGGGTATTTCTATGCAAAAACTAAATATACCGGATGGGCTGCACATTCGTCCTTCAACGGCGGCTGATAAGCCTTTTCTTGAAAAATTACACCACGCAACCCGGCAGGATTTGCAATGGATTGATGGTGAGAAAGATTTGATTGAATCGATTGTTGAGCTGCAGTTTCAGGCTCAAACCGGGGGATATGGAGAGCAATTTCCAAACGCGATGTATTTCATTATTGAAAAACAGCGCGAACGTATTGGTAAAGCGACGATTGACTTTGGGCATAACGAAGTGCGTTTGGTTGATATCGCTTTCTTACCCGAAGCCCGGGGACATGGCTTCGGTAAAGCAATTATTCAGTCTTTTCAAACGGCGGCAGCTCAGTCTGGTTTACCGGTGTCTCTGACGGTGATGCAGCAAAACCTGAATGCGAAACAGTTTTATATCAGTTTGGGATTTCAGGTCGAATCAGTCACTGCACCTTATGAATTAATGGTGTGGTATCCCCCGGCAGTGAAAATTATCGCTGGTGGATAAGTGTTTTCTGGCCTTTGCCGTTTGGCAACGACAGAGCAATACAATCAACAAACAGGGAGCAACTATGAGTTTTGATCAATTTACCAAAGAAGTCCTTGAACCTTTTACGGGTAAGAGCATTTGTGTCTGTGATAAAGAAAGTGGTGCAACACTATCCGAGTTACAGATTGAAAAAGTTACGGAAACAGAATCCGGGGAATTTGATTCTCTCTCTGTGATACTCAAAGGTAATCCGGAGGTGCAGCTGCCGCAGAATACATACACATTTAAAAGCGAAGCTTTTGACGAAGTTGAGTTGTTTATGGTGCCTAACTCGGTTGACAGCTATCAGATTATTGTGTCGAGAAAAAAATCCTGATTGCTCAGGTGATGATTTAATTCCGGGAATCAGCTATGGAGAAATAATTATGTCAGATCCTTTCATTGGTGAAATTATGATGTGGGGCTTTAAATTCGCACCTGTACATTATGCTAAGTGTGATGGACAACCCCTCGAAATCAGTCAGTACAACGCACTTTTTGCTCTGGTTTACAATACTTTTGGTGGTGATGGCCGGGTGAATTTCCAACTGCCCGACTTACGTGGCAGAGCACCGATGCACATAGGTTATGGTATCGATATCGGCGATAAGTATGGTTTTGAGTCCGTGGTTTTGACCGAGGCAAATACCGGACACCGCCATCTTGTGACAGCTTCAGCGAATCAGGCGGAAGAGATTACTCCATTTGATACTCACTCAGGCGCAGGCAATTTCCCGGCAGTGGCCCAGGGTGTTGATTTATATGGTGTGCCTTCCGGCACAGTTGCTTTGGCTCCTGATGCTTTGACCAGTACAGGAGGAAATAAGTCTCACAGCAATATGCAGCCTTCCCTGGTGATTAATTTTTGTATTGCGTTGGAAGGTGTCTTTCCAAGCCGCAGCTAAACAAAGGAGAACATTATGTCAGAGAGTTATACCGGAGAAATCCGCATGTTTGGGGGCAATTATAGTCCGGTTCACTGGGCTTTTTGTGATGGACAAGAGCTGGCAACCAGTGCTCAGCAAGAGCTTTTTTCACTGTTGGGTTCGCTCTATGGCGGTGATGGCCGGTCAACTTTTGCTTTACCGGAAATGAGAGGACGGGTTCCGTTGCATTACGGACAAGGTCCGGGGTTGACAAACCGGTTTCCCGGGCAACGTTTTGGACAGGAAGGCGTTGTGCTAACCAAAGATCAGATCCCCTTACACAGTCATTCTTTTATGACTTCTTCTGAACCACCGGCCAGTGGATCGCCATCATCATCTGAAGTGATCGGGGCGGGTTATGCTTTCTCTGACAAATCATCGATTGCCGGGAAGATGAATGAAGGCATGATTCAATATGCAGGAAGCGGTGCGGCGCATTACAATATGATGCCTTACAGTGTTGTCAATTTTATTATTTGTATGATTGGCTTATACCCTACGCGAAGTTAGGCGCAATTGAGCTTTGGTGGTTCAGTGTTGTTGAGAGCAAAAGGCCGGCAGACTCCGGATTTCTGTTTTGAGTCTTCGGGCTGTATATCATTTCAGGTTAAGGAGAATAGTTATGCCTGTTACATCTTTCATCGGTGAAATTGTCATGAACGTCTATCAGTTTGTCCCGCGTAATTTTATGAATTGCTCAGGCCAGACGATTTCGATTAGTCAATATACCTCGCTTTACGCTGTGATTGGTTCGATCTATGGCGGCAATGATATGAACACATTCTGTGTTCCGAACTTAATGGGTCGGGTTCCGGTTCACTCCGGGCTGGGGCCGGGGTTGAATTACCGGCAACCCGGTGAAAGGGGGGGATCTCAGGATGCGTTGTTAACCACAGCGATGCTTCCGGCGCATAATCATGTGATGAGTGCTTACCTCAATCCTCAGCCTTCAAATCAGCCGGGAAATAAATATATCGGTATTGTGAAGGCATCAGATGATCCAACATCAAGTCTGATTCCTGCTTATGTAGGGAAAGCGGATCTATCCCCGGATGCAGATTTGAATTATAAGTCAGTCAGTTACAGCGGAGAAAATGAGGAACATGAAAACAGGCAACCATTTCTTGGTTTAAGGTTTTGTATCTGCCTCGCCGGGATCTATCCGGCCCGGAGTTAATCCGCCTGTTACCTGACATCAGGCTGAGGCTGATATGGCAAGATATGATTAATTGCCATATCAGGTTGTCCTCACATTTATTGTCTCCATCTCAGACTATTTTCATTGATTTGCCTGTCTTAGCCCTTGAAACAGCCGGAAATTATGTTGTGTTGTTCACAAGATGAACCACGTAATCTGTGCGGGTATACAATCTGTTCGATAATTAACTGTGTTATATAAACCAGTTGAATACACATAGGAAGTGAATTTATTAGTCCAGGTGCATAACCTGACCATGGTAACAGTTCAATCTGACTTGTCGGCGCAGGCTGAATTGATCATATGGCGTGTACCTGTTGAGTGGCAAGGATAATGCCGATAGTACAGAGAGGAAGGAAAAAATGAAGCTGAGATGGGTGAGTTCCATCATCATGGTGATGTCTGCAACATTGTTTAGCAATCTGGCTTACAGTTATAACTGCCTTTCGGGCACGTGTTTTGATGGCCCGAATGTTAACCAGTCCTGTTCGGTGGATGCTGATTGTGATGCTTCCGATACCACCGCGCCTGTGTTCGAAAACAGTACCCCGTCACAAAGCAGTGTTGCAGAAACCTCGGTGACTATCGACGTCGACATCGATGAAGGCGGCACAGCATATGCCGTTGCTGTGGCTGACGGTGATGGTGCGCCTTCTTCGGCGCAGGTTATCAGCGGCCAGAATTCATCAGGAAGCAGTGCGGTTGCCAGTGATAGCATCACATTAAGCAGCGGCACGTTCTCCGGCACCCTTTCCCTGACCGGCTTAACTGCCGGAACTGCGTATGATATTTATGTGGTGGCGCAGGACGATGAAGGTTCACCAAACATCCAGGCTTCACCCACCAAAGTGGATATCACCACGGTTTCAGCCAATAACGCACCCGAAGTTGACTTAAATGGCGCGACCGGCGGCACCGATAACAGCGCCGCTTTCTCTGAAGGTGGCAGTGCAGTTGCGATTGCCCCGGCGGCGACGGTCACCGAAGCCGATGGCGATACCATCACGACAATCACCGTGTCACTGACCAATGATCAGGATGGCGCGGCGGAAGGGCTGAATATCACTGCGGCCGCTCAGGATGCACTCGCCGGTATTTCCGGATCATCGGATATCACTTTACAGGATACGATTTCAATCACCGGTGCGACGGCAACCGCCGCTGAGGTGCAGACTTTCCTGCGAACCATCACTTACAACAATACATCATCCTCGCCCGATGAAACTGCCCGGACGGTGACTGTGGTGATCAATGACGGCACCGATGACAGCACCACCCGGACCTCAACCATCAGCGTGACCAATATCACGGCGGCATCAACCACAGCATCGGCCTTTAATACCACCAATGGCACCAATCTCTCGCCGGCGATCAGCTTCAGCAGTGATGATGAAACCCTGACCATTGGCAGCATCAGCCATACTGCCGGCACCGCCAACGGTGTGGGTGGCACCAATACACTGGTGGCGATTGACGGCGCGGATATCAGCGGCTGGACGCTATCGAATTTCAGTACCCTGAACGTGCCAGCCAGTACTTCCCTGACGCTGACTTCAGTGCAGCATAATCTGTTCAGTACCTTTACCGACAATGCTTCACAAACTTTAGTGCTGACTTCCGGCAGTGA harbors:
- a CDS encoding DUF6694 family lipoprotein, whose protein sequence is MQKLFIAVLFCFMLSGCFDPVTFDASNESTMKISSRNIAKSMSEEQREEFSRAVMYFSMGGTEGLKKIMTAIDDAQRDQIFAEHLAVINGLTGDEILEKYRSLTSH
- a CDS encoding GNAT family N-acetyltransferase, which codes for MQKLNIPDGLHIRPSTAADKPFLEKLHHATRQDLQWIDGEKDLIESIVELQFQAQTGGYGEQFPNAMYFIIEKQRERIGKATIDFGHNEVRLVDIAFLPEARGHGFGKAIIQSFQTAAAQSGLPVSLTVMQQNLNAKQFYISLGFQVESVTAPYELMVWYPPAVKIIAGG
- a CDS encoding DUF6916 family protein, which encodes MSFDQFTKEVLEPFTGKSICVCDKESGATLSELQIEKVTETESGEFDSLSVILKGNPEVQLPQNTYTFKSEAFDEVELFMVPNSVDSYQIIVSRKKS
- a CDS encoding phage tail protein, translating into MSDPFIGEIMMWGFKFAPVHYAKCDGQPLEISQYNALFALVYNTFGGDGRVNFQLPDLRGRAPMHIGYGIDIGDKYGFESVVLTEANTGHRHLVTASANQAEEITPFDTHSGAGNFPAVAQGVDLYGVPSGTVALAPDALTSTGGNKSHSNMQPSLVINFCIALEGVFPSRS
- a CDS encoding phage tail protein — encoded protein: MSESYTGEIRMFGGNYSPVHWAFCDGQELATSAQQELFSLLGSLYGGDGRSTFALPEMRGRVPLHYGQGPGLTNRFPGQRFGQEGVVLTKDQIPLHSHSFMTSSEPPASGSPSSSEVIGAGYAFSDKSSIAGKMNEGMIQYAGSGAAHYNMMPYSVVNFIICMIGLYPTRS
- a CDS encoding phage tail protein, whose translation is MPVTSFIGEIVMNVYQFVPRNFMNCSGQTISISQYTSLYAVIGSIYGGNDMNTFCVPNLMGRVPVHSGLGPGLNYRQPGERGGSQDALLTTAMLPAHNHVMSAYLNPQPSNQPGNKYIGIVKASDDPTSSLIPAYVGKADLSPDADLNYKSVSYSGENEEHENRQPFLGLRFCICLAGIYPARS